In the Chloroflexota bacterium genome, CTTACAAGTGGCCGAGACGCTGTACCTGAAGTCCATCTTTCTGCGCGCGGAGTAACATTCATGCTGTGGCTCAAAGGCAACATCCACACCCACACCTCGCTCTCGGATGGCGATGCGCTGCCCGCCGAGGCCATCGCGTGGTACGCCGACAACGGCTTCGATTTCCTCTCCATTACCGACCACAACATGCTGACCGTCGCCGAAAGTGACCGTCTGGTGCTGATCCCGGGCACCGAGATCACGCTGATGGACGAGGGCAAGCCGGTGCACGTCAACGCGCTGGGCATCCATACGATGCCCGCGTTGCCCGGCTGGCAGCATGATATCGCGCGCACCCTGCAGGCCGCGGTGCATGCGGCGCGCGCGGCGGGCGGCCTGCCGATGATCAATCATCCCAACTTCCACTGGGCGTTCGGCGAGGCCGAGATGGCGCGCGTCACGGGCTGGACGCTGCTGGAAATCATGAACACGAGCACCGACTGCAACAGCTTCGGCGGCGGCGGCCAGCCGTCGGTCGAAGCGATGTGGGATGGCCTATTGAGCCGTGGCGTGCGTGTTTGGGCCGCCGCGACGGACGACATGCACGACCTGCGCAAGCCGTGGTACGGCCACGTCTCGCCGCCGGGGCGCGGCTGGATCTGCGTGCGCGCGGCCGATCGCACGGCGGCGGCGATTCTTGCCGCCATCGAGTTGGGCGACTTCTACGCCTCGACCGAAGTCGAGCTGGCCGATCTGACGATGGATGCGCGCGGCATCCGGCTGGCGATTCGCCCGGCGTACGACTACGCCTACACCACGCAGTTCATCGGGCGCGGAGAGCGCGTGCTGGCCGTGGTGCACGGCACGACGCCGGCGTACGCGGCGAGCGGTGATGAGGGCTATGTGCGCGCCCGGGTGTTCTCCAGCAATGGCGGCTGGGCCTGGACTCAGCCGCTCTGGGTGGACGGCCGGTAGCCGCATGGGCAGCCGCCTGCTGAAGCCGCGCCCGATGGTCGCCATCGAGCCGTGCGCGACCTGCGGGCGCGAGCATGCCGATACGCGCGACTACCGGCGCTGCGCCGTCTGCGGGCGGGCGTTCTGCTGGATGGGCGACCCGCGCGGCGAGAACGTGCTGGGCGTGGAGCGCCGCGCCTGCGGCGCACGCCGCGACCACACGACGGAGTATGACGACCGGCGGCGCTCCGAGTACCGCTGCCGGCAGCACATTTCGCGCTCCTGGGCGCTGTTCGGGGCCGACTGGCGCGCGGTGCGCCCGCTGGCGACCACCATCTTCCTCGCCGTGGCGTTCTCCATCACCTTCTGGGGCTTCATCTTCTACGTCGTCAGCGCCTGGCTGCGCAGCCGGGGCATCGGATAAGCCGTCCACGAAGAAACACCAATAATACCGTTTCGAATTGAGCGTGTCCCCAAGGGATTGTTGCAAGAATCTGCGACGCGAAAACTATCTCCGCCCTCCCCCCGGCCCCCTCCCAGCGAAGCTGGGAGGGGGAGCGAGTTAAAAGGGGATTGGCGCGGCGGCTTTGCCGCCGCGCCAATCNNNNNNNNNNNNNNNNNNNNNNNNNNNNNNNNNNNNNNNNNNNNNNNNNNNNNNNNNNNNNNNNNNNNNNNNNNNNNNNNNNNNNGGGGGAGCGAGTTAAAAGGGGATTGGCGCGGCGGCTTTGCCGCCGCGCCAATCCCCAATACCCTTTTCCCCTTCTCCCCCGCGCGCGGGGGAGAAGGGGCTAGGGGATGAGGGGGTGACAACCACACTTGCCGCCCGGGATGGGAACATAATCAAACTGAAACAGTACAGGACAGTCCGCGAATAGCACGAATCTACGCGAATGGCTATGGTTTTCATTCGTGCCGATTCGCGTTATTCGCGGATTTCTTTTTGTGTTCCTTCGTGTGGCTTCGTGGACATGTTTTTCCCGCTTTCGCGGGCATCGGCGTATTTGCCATCTATCCCGTGAATTGCTAAAATAGCCGCGCTTGCAGGCTGGAATAGAGTGACGGGAGGGGCGCACAGGCGTGCGCCCCTTTGTTACGGACATTTGACGTTATCTTCATCGCAGGAGGATCACAGCATGGGTTTCTACCTTACTATCGTGCCGGTGGTCTCTGTGATCGCGCTGGCATTCGTGGGCTGGCTGGCCTACGATGTGCTGCGGCGCGACACCGGGACCCCCGAGATGTTGGAAGTGCATCGCACGATCAACGAAGGCGCCGTCGCGTTCTTGCGCCGGCAGTATACGACGATCGGCATCCTGGCCGTCGTCACGTCGGTGATTATCGGCGTCCTGATCGCCGGGCTTGAGAAGTTCCCCGAAGTCGCGGCCTACCGGAACAACCAGATTGGGCTGGGCGTCCTGACCGGCGTTGCGTTCCTGGTCGGCGCGGCCGCCTCGGCGCTGAGCGGTATCATCGGCATGTTCGTGGCGGTCAAGTCGAACGTGCGCGTGGCCAGCGCCGCGCGCCAGGGCGTCGGCCCGGCGCTGCAGGTGGCGCTGCGCGGCGGCGCGGTGTCCGGCTTCCTCGTCGTGACGCTCTCGCTGATCGGCGTCTTCATCATGTTCGTGGCGTTCGGCGGCATCGACCATCCGGGCGATGCGCCGTTCCTGATCGTCGGCACCGGCTTCGGCGCGTCGTTCGTCGCGCTGTTCGCGCAGCTCGGCGGCGGCATCTACACCAAGGCCGCCGATGTCGGCGCGGACCTGGTCGGCAAGGTCGAAGCGAACGTGCCGGAAGACGACCCGCGCAATGCGGGCGTCGTGGCTGACCTGGTGGGCGACAACGTCGGCGACTGCGCCGGCCGTGGCGCCGACCTGTTCGAGTCGACCGTCGCCGAGAACATCGGCGCGATGATCCTGGGCGTGGCCATCTTTGTCAAGACGCAGCGCGTCGAGTGGATCTTCTTCCCGCTGGTTGTGCGCGCGCTGGGCGTGATCGCCTCGATGGTCGGCCTGCTGGCCGTGCGCTACAACAAGGGCGAAGAGCCGATGAACGCGCTCTTCCGCGGCTACGCCGTGGCGGCCGTGCTCTCCGCCGTGGCGATGGGCCTCGTGACCAACATGATGCTGGGCGATGCCTGGCTGCCGCTCTTTGCGGCGGGCCTGGTCGGCATCCTGGCCGCGATCGCGTTCGTGCTGATCACGATGTACTACACCGAGGCGCGTTTCCGCCCGGTGCAGGAAATCGCCGACGCCAGCAAGACCGGCGTGGCGACCAACATTATCAGCGGCCTGGCCGTGGCGTTTGAGAACACCGCCGCGCCGGTCATCGGCATCGGCATCGCGCTGCTGGCCTCGTATTATCTCGGCACGCTGACGGCTGATACGCTGAAGGTCACGCCGGCCGTCGCCGGTATCTTCGGCACCGCCGTGGCGACCATGGGCATGCTGATGACCGCCGCGTACGTGCTGGCGATGGACACCTTCGGCCCGATCGTGGACAACGCGGGCGGCATCGTCGAGATGTCGAACGCGCCGAAGGAAGTGCGCGACGGCACCGACGCGCTCGACTCGGCCGGCAACACGACCAAGGCGCTGACCAAGGGCTATGCCATTGGCTCGGCTGCGCTGGCCGCTTTCCTGCTGTTCAGCGCCTACCTGGACAAGGTCGGCCTGGTGCGCGCCGCGGAACAGGGCATCGACCCGAACTCGCCGCAGGGCGTCGCGATCAACGCCGCCGCGCACGTCGTCAATCTGGGCGATGTGCGGGTGTTCGTCGGCGCGCTGATCGGCGCCATGCTCGTCTTCCTCTTCTCGGCGTTCGCGATTCGCGCGGTGAGCAACGTGGCGCAGGAGATCATCAAGGAAGTGCGCCGCCAGTTCAAGGAGATCCCGGGCCTGCTGGAAGGCAAGCCGGGCGCCAAGGCCGACTACGCCCGTTGCGTGGACATCACCACGCGCGGCGCGTTGAAGGCGATGGTGCTGCCGGGTGTCCTGGCGGTGGGCACGCCGATTGTGGTCGGCATCCTGCTGCGCGCCGAGGCGGCTGCGGGCCTGCTGATGGTCGGCACGATGAGCGGTATCCTGCTCGCCACCGTGATGAACAACGGCGGCGGCGCCTGGGACAACGCCAAGAAGTTCATTGAGGCGGGCAACCTGGGCGGCAAAGGCTCGGACGCGCACAAGGCGTCCGTGGTGGGCGACACGGTCGGCGATCCGTTCAAGGACACCGCTGGCCCGTCGCTGCACGTGCTGATCAAGCTGCTGGCGACGATTACGCTGGTGCTCGCGCCGCTGTTTATCTAGACGCAGCGCGGCGGCTGAACGACAGACCCGAAGGGTTTACAAAACCCTTCGGGTCTTTTTTGCTTCGAGCGCGGTCCGGCTTGCTGCCCCGCTTGTCATTCCGGCGCAAGCCGGAATCCAGTCCCACGCGCATGCATACAGTAGCGTTTAGAATCTACTTCGACGAGCGTGATTCACAGTAGTTGAATCGGCTTCAACCGCAGGCCCTGCCATTTTTGTTCAAGAATGATTTGCGCGAATCGGTTCGAGATGAACACCTCTCGAAATCCGCTATGTCCGCTACCAAACCATTCATGCGATAACTGGATATCCACATTCTCATGAAGACTTCCCCGACTGATCGACATAAGGCCGCGCATATGCACGGCTTTTTTTGTGATACCGCATCGTCGACACATCTCCGATCTTAATCCGTGTGCATTCAGTAAGGATGGCTTGGCAATAGACGGCACATAAAGCTGCGATACAAATTGTGATGGTTTGCCAGTTCTATGAACGTCTACATTCCACTTCTCGTGTCCTTTTATGTTCGCCGCGTCAAGGCGACTGAATACATTGTCCGTGGTCAAGACGGCATATGCCCAATGCAATGTTAGGAAGTCGTGCTTCCCCAACTTAGGCTCTGCCACCAAGTTAAAGGGTGTTTTTTGGATGAATCCCGCACCGCAAAGTGGACAGAAGTTTTCATAATTGGCTGGATTCGTGCCCAAGTCTCTTTGGGGGTGTGGATATCCTTGCTGATAAGTTGGCACAAGCCGCACCCAAGGAGCTGCCCGAATCTCTGCGTCTGTGAAAATCGTGTCATAGACATCAAGCGCCAATTTCTCTTTTGCCAACGCTGACAGCGGTAACCAATTGGGGTCAGATTCGACAATATCAATGTGAAGTAGATAGCCATTGCTTGGCAACGGACTTCGCTTTGACTTGATGCGCAACGAATCTATAGCCTGATCGACGTTGTCTTTGTGGTTGAATGTTAGCCTATGGTGTATTTCCATAATCGAACCGAGTCGGCATCAAAGTAGCGCCCCAATGCAGCATAATAGCGCGCCCGATAGAGCATCAGAGCTCGCAACCTTAAATCTCATGCCATCACCTTGACATCTAGAACAAATGTGCTATACTGGCATTTGTGGGCGAGTTGCGCCATTGATCGTTGAACCGTTTGATTCCCGCCGCTGCCCGGCCCGTTTCGTTTGAAATATAACGCGTCCGAACCCAATAGAATCAAGCCAAACGGTCCGATTCGTTTGATTGTTTGAAATGCGTCGCAATCAAACATCGGCCTCGGCTGGCGGCATTTCACTTTGTGGCAGGTTTTACCCAGCCGTCATTCCCGCCTTCGCCGTCAGTCAATCGCAGGTTTGTTGCTTTGTGCTCTTTGCTTGCTTTGCGGTGAGCAAAGCCTTCTCTCTACGCTCTCTGCGTCCTCTGCGGTGCGATTATCTTTTTACCCGCCTGCCGCCAGCCGTTCCCTTAGCCGCCCGACCAACCCCTCAAACATCACCTGGTACGCCTCGCTGGTGATCCGGGGCGTCGTCATGATCAACGCGTCTTCCTTGTTGTCGCTGTAGTAGCGCTTGCGCCGCCCCTCGACGTTGAAGCCGTACTTGCGGTACAGGTTTTGCGCGACCGTGTTGCTGACGCGCACCTCCAGCGTCATGCGCTCCGCGCCCATCGCGCGCGATTCCGCAATGATCGCCGCCAGCAGCAGTTCGCCCACGCCGCACCCGCGCCACTCGCGCCGCGTCGCGATCGTGCTGATGTGCGCGTCGTCCACCATCAGCCAGATGCCGCCGTAGGCGATCACCGTTGGACGCGGCAAACCGTCCTTGCCCGGCCGCTCACGCACGAGGTAGTAGTGCGCCATCTCGTTCTTCGCGATCTCGTGCCGGTACGCGCTGGCAGGCCACGGCTCAGTGAACGCCTCGTGCTCGATCACCATGATCGCATCGACGTCCTCGACGCGCATCGGCTCGATAACGTAGGGCAGCCCGCTCAGGTCGATCATCGGTGGCTACGCCAGGTTGTCCCCGTAGTCGGGCGCCAGCGTGTTGACGTCGTCGCTCTGCCCGGCCTGCCAGCGCACCCAGCCGAGGCGCGCCAGCACGCGCGGGTCGCGGCTGCGATCGTCCGGCGGCGCGAACTCTGCCGCGTCGCCGATCGTCGCGCGCAGCGTCTGCTCAGTGGCCGCGTCAACCTCGCCCGCAAAAAACACGCGCTGACCGGCCAGAATGGCCGCCAGATCCTCGGCGCGTCCGGGCGGGATGCGAGTGGTGGCTTCCCAGTGCGTGCCGTCGGCGCTGGCGCGGTAGAGGCACGCCGACAGCCGCCCGCGCCCAGCCTGCAGGACGGCGCACAGCACCGCGTCGGCACGCGGCGGGTACGCCTGTGCCGTAATATCGAGCGTCGGGATGCCAATCAGCGCCGCGCCGCTCACAAAGCAGCAGCCTTTGGCGACGCTGAGGCCGATGCGCAAACCGGTGTACGAGCCGGGGCCGTTGGCGACCGCGATCGCTCGGATGTCGCGCGCGGCGATGCTATTGCGCGCCAGCAACGCGACGATGTGCGGCACGAGCTCGACGGTGTGGTTGCGCTCGGTGTGCCACTGGAGCGCGTCGCGCGGTCCGCCGGCGTCCAGCAGGGCGATGCCGGCAAGCGAGGTGGCGGTGTCAATAGCAAGCAGCATAGGTCAGTCGGCGGCGATCTGTGCGAGCAGTTGCGCGGCGCGCGGTCCCGACGCGGCGAAATCGAAGGCGCGCCCGCTCCCGGCGTCCGGCTCGATGCGGATGTGCAGGCCGGGCAGGTCGCCGCGCGCATCGAACCGCTCGGCCCACTCGATCACGCAGACACCCTCGCCGTCCAGGTAGTCGCGCAGGCCGAGATTGAGCGCCTCGCGCGGGTTGTCGAGCCGGTACAGGTCGATATGGTAGAGCGGCAGCCGCCCGGCGTACTCGCGGATGAGTACGAAGGTCGGGCTGACGATCGGCTGGGTGATGCCCAGCGCGCGGCCGAGCCCCTGTGTGAAGGTCGTTTTGCCGCTGCCGAGGTCGCCGGAGAGCCACAGCACGTCGCCGGCTTGCAGCAGCGGGGCGATGCGCGCGGCCAGCGCCTGCGTTTCGGCGGCGCTCTGCGTGCGGGTAACCCAGGTGGCAGTCACATTCTTGATTATACCAAAGCGCCCGGGGCCGGGCGTGCGCTGGAATTTTACGCACACCCGCCGGATATATTGTCCAAGACGTGGGGACAGGTCTCTGACCTGTCCGAGCGCGCGGGTCAGAGATCTGCCGCAACACAGGCGCAGCGCGGATACCGATGTAGGGACAGGTCTCTGACCTGTCCGAGCGGACGGGCCAAAGACCTTGTCGTTACCTCCGCCGCTACGCGAGCGCGGCTGGCCCGCCTTCGCGGCTGTGCTACAATGAAGGTGGACTGGCTGCGTCGCGCGCAGGGTATACCGCAAAAGGTTAGGGATCGCACGGAAAGCCAGACCGTCATTCCGGCATGTTTTTGGCCGGAATCCACTCAACAAGGTGGCCCTGGCAATGGAGACAGTGGATGCCAGCGGTGGTCAGCGGCGAGAAGCCAGCGGGCAACGCATGCCGGCATGACGAGGGGGCGCAGTCCCGACAGTTTGGCGGTATACCCGCGACGCACAGCCGCAGATTTACCGCATGCCCGTTTCATGTTATCATCCCGTGCGGAAAACACTATGCGAATCGGCATTATTTCAGACATTCACGCGAACTCCGTCGCGCTGGAACGCGTCCTGCAGGTCATGGGCCCGGTGGACACGCTCTGGTGCCTCGGTGACGTCGTCGGCTACGGGCCCAACCCCAACGAGTCGATCGAGCGCCTGCTGGCCCTCCCGAACATGGAGGTCTGCCTGACTGGCAACCATGACTGGGCGGTGCTCGGCAAGCTCGACCTGAACGACTTCAACCCGGACGCGCGCCAGGCCGCGCTCTGGACCCGCGAGCAGTTGACCCCGGCGAGTGAGCGCTTCCTCGACGAGCGGCCGGGCAAGGTCGTGCGCGATGCGGAGTTCACGCTGGCGCATGCCAGCCCGCGCCAGCCAATCTGGGAGTACATCACCTCCGTGCCGCTGGCGCGCGCGAACTTCCCGCAGTTCGATACGCCGGTCTGCCTCGTCGGGCACACCCATGTGCCGGCCATCTACGCGCTCGACGCCAAAGGCATCGTGCACGACGAGCTGCCGACCGATGGCGGCAAGCTCAACCTGCGCGACGGGCGGCGGTACATCGTCAACCCCGGCAGCGTCGGGCAGCCGCGCGACAGCGACCCGCGCGCCGCGTACGCCATCTTCGACAGCGACAGCGGCGACTTTTATTTCCACCGCACCGAGTACGACATCGTGGAAACGCAGCGGCGAATGACCGCCGCGCAGATGCCGGTGCGGCTGATCATGCGGCTGAACTTCGGCTGGTAAACGGCCCGGGCGAGTCATGCGACTCGCCCTTTTTTATTGGGGAACAATCGGGCTTGGCACGGCGTCTGTATGGCAGAACAACAACCCGCAACCCGAAGGAGGCTCTCATGAAGAATACGCTGCTGAAAATGGTTGGCGTGCTGCTGCTGGCGGCGCTGGCGCTTAGCGCATGCGGCGCGGCCGCCACGCCAAGCTACATGCCGGGCCCCGCCGCCGAATCGCGGGCCGCCGACGGCTCAACCACGACCGCCGGCGCGCCCAATAGCAAGGCGCTGCCGTCCAACGCGCCGGCTCAGGCGCCCGCGCCGGGCCAGCCCAGCACGGGCAGCGCCGCCGTGTCCGACCGGCTGATCATCAAGACGGCGACGATCGCGCTGATCGTGAAGAACACGGAGCAGGCGTTCGACAGCATCAAGACGCAGACCGCCGCGTTCGGCGGGTTCGTGTCGGACTCCAGCACGGTGCGGATTGACAAGGATCGCGTGCGCATCACGGCAACGGTCCGCGTGCCCGCCGACAAGTACGACGAGGCGATCAAGGCGTTCAAGAAGGACGTGATTCGGGTCAACAACGAGAAGCTCGGCGGGCAGGATGTGACCGAGGAGTACACCGACCTGAACGCCCGCCTGCGCAACCTGGAGGCGACGGAGAAAGAACTGCTGGCGCTGATGACGACCGTGCGCGAGCGGATGCAGAAGGCGGAGGACATCCTCGCCGTCCAGCGCGAGATCAACAATGTGCGCGGTCAGATCGAGCAGTTGAAGGCGCGCATCCAGTTCCTCGATCGCTCAGTCTCGCTGGCGACGATCACGGTCTCGCTGGATTCGGAGACGCCGGAAGCGCCGGTGACACAGGAAGGCTGGGACCCGCTGCGCGTGGCGCGCGATGCCCTGCGCGGGCTGGTGAGCACGATGCAGGGTCTGGTCAACCTGGCGATCTACCTGCTGATCTTTGTGGCGCCGGTCCTGCTGGTCATCTTCCTGCCGCTGTACGGGTTGTGGCGGCTGTGGCGGCGGTCTCGCAAGCCGAAGGCGCCGAAGGCGTAGGGGCGCATCGGCGTGTGCGCCTGATGCAAATGACCAGGTAGGGGCGCACCGATGTGCGCGCCCGGCGGGGGGAGGGGCGGCACGCCAATCGGTCAGGCCGAACAAAAGACCCGAAGGGTTCTGTAAACCCTTCGGGTCTGATTTTCTGCATACGGGCGTTCACATGAACGCCTGTATCTTTTTGCCTACACCACGGGTGCCGGGCGTGCGCCGGCGCCGTTGTCGGGTGGAGTGTGCGGCTGCGACAGCAACCGGTGGTACTCGCCGAACCAGTCCAGGAACTCGCGGCGGCGCAACTGGCGCTCTTTCATGCGCTCCCGCTCGCGGAAGCGTTCCAGCGCATCGGAGATGAACGCCTGCGCGCGGCGCGGGTTCGGAATGTGGTCGAACGTCAGGCCGCTGTCGCCGCCGGCGGTCTGGATCAGCACCGTGCCGTAGTCGAACATGTTCTGGATGAACGTGTCGCGCTTGAACGTCACGTTCTGCACCTGCCCCAGGCTCGCCACGCGTACGCGCTCCTGCAGCCAGAGCGGCTGACGCTCGGAATCGATCAGGCGGTCGGGCGTGAGCACGTAGATGTCGTTCTCCCAGTCGCGGTACTCGTACCAGAGCCAGAACAGCGCGAGCGGCGTCAGCACCACGGCGATCAGCAGGGTGGCCGGCACCGAGAGCAGGCCGATGCCGACGATGTCGCTGTACAGCATGTAGAGCGTGAAGGCGATCACGACGGTCAGCATCAGTATCGGCATGCTGATGTCGCGCAGCAGCAGCAGCACGTGCTTGCGCCAGATGATCTGGTCGCCCTTGTGCGCGTAGGACGGCGCGATGATGTGCACGTTGCCGAACATCCGGCGCAGGATGCCGGAGCGCCCCTGCACCGAGACGCCGCCCGGCAGGCTGTCGGCGTCCGGCTTGTCGCCGCCGAGCCCGATCTCCTGCTGGAGCTCGCGTCGGATCGTCTGGCGCAGGCGCGAGATCTCCATCTGCCGCGCGTGCTCGCCCATGCGCGTGCGCTCGGCCTCGATCGTTTCGCGAATGTGGCGCGCGCGCGGCACGAAGTCGAACACGATGCGCCCGCCGCCCGCGGCCGTCTGGATCGTCACGTCGCCGAAGTCGAACAGATTGGCGAACAGGTTCGGCATCTCCGAGGTGACGTTCTGGATCTTGTCGAGCCCCGCTTCCTCGATCTCCTCAAACAGGAAGAGTGTGCGCTCGTGATGCAGCACGCGGCGGCTGGAGACGATGAACCAGTCGTTCTGCCAGTCAATGGTGTACCAGAGCAGACCGAGCACGTATACGGCCGCGGCGCCGGCGGCGACGCCCAGCAGTACCTGTCCGCCGAACGCGACCAGGGCGATGGTCGCCGGGATGAAGAACGCTGACCAGGCCGCGATGCGTGTGATAAGCCAGAGTGCGTGCCGGTGCGTGCTGTGCACCAGCGCCTCCTCGGCGCGCTTGGAGGGGAATTCGGCCAGCCGCCGCTTCGAACGCTGCACGATGCCGGCGTCGATCTCGCGCTGGATCTCGGGGTATTCGTTGTAGAACTCGAGGAAGTCGGCGCGCGCGAGGAATAGGAGCGACACCTGGCTGACGGCGTCGACCGTCTCGCGGCGCGGGGTGCTCTCGACCAGCGAGGTCGCCCCGAAGACGTCGCCCGCCACGTAGTAGCCGAGGAACTGCTGGCCGCCGGGCACGTTGCAGTTGGCGGACAACTGGCCGGATTCGACCAGGTAGAAGCGCTCGGCGGTCTCGCCCTCGCGGAAGATCACCTCGTTGCGCGGGCGCGACTCCTCGCCGAACTTGTCCAGCCACGGCTCGAGCTCCGCATCGTCGAGCACGTCGAGAAACTTGAAGCGCCGCAGGCGTTTGATGTCGACCATGACAGGTATCCTTGCCAGTCCGTGGAACCGCTCGTCATTGAGTGCGGACGGGTACCCCGGACCGCGCAGTTGTTATACTGTTTCGAAGTGTGCATGTCCCCATCACGCCGTCGCTTACGCACACGGCGTGACAACAACCGGCCCTCCCCCCGACCCCCCCCCAGCTTCGCTGGGAGGGGGTGCAAGTCAATGGGGATTGGCGCAGCGGCGCAGCCGCTGCGCCAATCCCCGATGGTTTTTCCCCTTCTCCCCCGCAGCGCGGGGGAGAAGGGGCCAGGGGATGAGGGGGCGGAAGTTGCCCCTACACAACCGCAATTAGGACATTGTCAAACCAAAACAGCATTACAGCCCAGCCTTGATCTGCTCGGCGGCGCGGCGGGTCATGCCCGGCACGGCCGCCAGTTCCTCCACGGGCGCGCGGCGGATGGCGTCCAGCGACCCGAACTGCTTCAGCAGCGCCTGCCGCCGTTTCTGCCCGATGCCCTTGATCTCGTCGAGCTGCGACGCCATCGACTGCTTGTCGCGCAGGCTGCGGTGATACGCCAACCCGTAGCGGTGTGCCTCGTCGCGCACGCGCTGCAGCAGTTGCAGCGCCGCCGTATCGCCGCCCAGCCGCAGCGACTGCGACTCGCCGGGGCGGAAGATCTCCTCCTGCTGCTTGGCCAGGCTGATGATCGGCACCGGGTCGAGCCCGAACTCCTGCATGACCTCGACGGCGGCCGATAACTGGCCTTTCCCGCCATCAATCATAATCAAATCGGGCAGGACTGCAAACGACGGATCACGCTTCGCGCCGGCGGCTTTGACCGGGGCCGCGCCTTTGGCGCTCACGCCGGGCCCGCCGCCCGATTCGCGCTCGGCGTGCTCGCTGGCGTAGTGCTTGAAGCGGCGGCGCAGCATCTCCTGCAGGCTGGCGAAGTCGTTCGGCTCGCCGGTCACCGTCTGGATCTTGAACTTGCGGTAGTCGCTCTTGCGCGGCGTGCCCTTCTCGAAGACGACCATCGCGCCGACGATCCCGACGCCCTGCGTGTTCGAGATGTCGTAGCCTTCGATGCGCGTCGGCGGGCTGTCGAGCCCGAGCGCTTCCTGCAGTTCGGTCAGCGCGCCGGTATGCTTCGTCTCGTCGGCCGCCCACTGGGCGCGCATGGCGGTCAGCGTCTCGACCGCGTTGTTGACCGCCATGTTCACCAGATCGCGCTTCTGGCCGTGGTGCGGCACGCTGATCTCGACCTTGTCGCCGCGCCGGTCGCGCAGCCACTGCTCGATGATCTTCGTCTCGTCGATCGCCTCGGGCAGCAGGATTTCGGGCGGCACGTAAGCGGCCTCATCGTAGAACTGCGTGACGAACGACGAGAGCACCTCGCCGGACTCTTTCTCGGCGGTGCCTTCCAGCACGAAATACTCGCGCCCGATCAGCTTGCCGTAGCGGATGAAGAAGACCTGCACGCACGCCTGGCCGTTCTCGCGCGCGATGGCGACGACGTCCTGGTCGGCCAGCCGCGTCGAGACGATCGCTTGCTTCTCGCTGATCTTCTGCAGGGCGACCAGCTTGTCGCGCAGGGCGGCGGCGCGCTCGAACTCCAGCACCTCGCTGGCCGCGCTCATCCTGGCCGTGATGTCGGCGATCACGTCCTCGGAGCGCCCGTCGAGGAAATCCATCAACTGCTTGATGACCGCGCGATACTCCGCCTTGTTGACCGCGCCGATGCACGGCCCGTTGCACATGCGAATGTCGAGGTACATGCAGGCGCGCGGGTCGGCGCCGGTAATCTCGCGGTCGCAGGTCAGGTACGGGAAGACGCGCCGCAGGGTGTTGAGCGTTTCGTACACGGCCCAGGCCGCCGTGAACGGCCCGTAGTAGCGCGCGCCGTCGCGCTCCATGCGCCGCGTCATGAACACCTTGGGGAACGGCTCCTGCCAGGTGACCTTGATGTACGGGTAGCGCTTGTCGTCCTTCAGCCGCACGTTGTAGCGCGGCCGGTAGCGCTTGATCAGATTGTTTTCGAGGACCAGCGCTTCCAGCTCGGAGCCGGTGACGATGAAATC is a window encoding:
- a CDS encoding DUF4349 domain-containing protein, whose translation is MKNTLLKMVGVLLLAALALSACGAAATPSYMPGPAAESRAADGSTTTAGAPNSKALPSNAPAQAPAPGQPSTGSAAVSDRLIIKTATIALIVKNTEQAFDSIKTQTAAFGGFVSDSSTVRIDKDRVRITATVRVPADKYDEAIKAFKKDVIRVNNEKLGGQDVTEEYTDLNARLRNLEATEKELLALMTTVRERMQKAEDILAVQREINNVRGQIEQLKARIQFLDRSVSLATITVSLDSETPEAPVTQEGWDPLRVARDALRGLVSTMQGLVNLAIYLLIFVAPVLLVIFLPLYGLWRLWRRSRKPKAPKA
- a CDS encoding cyclic nucleotide-binding domain-containing protein, translating into MVDIKRLRRFKFLDVLDDAELEPWLDKFGEESRPRNEVIFREGETAERFYLVESGQLSANCNVPGGQQFLGYYVAGDVFGATSLVESTPRRETVDAVSQVSLLFLARADFLEFYNEYPEIQREIDAGIVQRSKRRLAEFPSKRAEEALVHSTHRHALWLITRIAAWSAFFIPATIALVAFGGQVLLGVAAGAAAVYVLGLLWYTIDWQNDWFIVSSRRVLHHERTLFLFEEIEEAGLDKIQNVTSEMPNLFANLFDFGDVTIQTAAGGGRIVFDFVPRARHIRETIEAERTRMGEHARQMEISRLRQTIRRELQQEIGLGGDKPDADSLPGGVSVQGRSGILRRMFGNVHIIAPSYAHKGDQIIWRKHVLLLLRDISMPILMLTVVIAFTLYMLYSDIVGIGLLSVPATLLIAVVLTPLALFWLWYEYRDWENDIYVLTPDRLIDSERQPLWLQERVRVASLGQVQNVTFKRDTFIQNMFDYGTVLIQTAGGDSGLTFDHIPNPRRAQAFISDALERFRERERMKERQLRRREFLDWFGEYHRLLSQPHTPPDNGAGARPAPVV
- the uvrC gene encoding excinuclease ABC subunit UvrC, with the protein product MSESHITPAIQSQLDSLPTKPGCYIMHDRGNTVIYVGKAINLRNRVRSYWHRSNIATQPKAWQMSLQVERIDFIVTGSELEALVLENNLIKRYRPRYNVRLKDDKRYPYIKVTWQEPFPKVFMTRRMERDGARYYGPFTAAWAVYETLNTLRRVFPYLTCDREITGADPRACMYLDIRMCNGPCIGAVNKAEYRAVIKQLMDFLDGRSEDVIADITARMSAASEVLEFERAAALRDKLVALQKISEKQAIVSTRLADQDVVAIARENGQACVQVFFIRYGKLIGREYFVLEGTAEKESGEVLSSFVTQFYDEAAYVPPEILLPEAIDETKIIEQWLRDRRGDKVEISVPHHGQKRDLVNMAVNNAVETLTAMRAQWAADETKHTGALTELQEALGLDSPPTRIEGYDISNTQGVGIVGAMVVFEKGTPRKSDYRKFKIQTVTGEPNDFASLQEMLRRRFKHYASEHAERESGGGPGVSAKGAAPVKAAGAKRDPSFAVLPDLIMIDGGKGQLSAAVEVMQEFGLDPVPIISLAKQQEEIFRPGESQSLRLGGDTAALQLLQRVRDEAHRYGLAYHRSLRDKQSMASQLDEIKGIGQKRRQALLKQFGSLDAIRRAPVEELAAVPGMTRRAAEQIKAGL